The genomic region AGAAAATGCCAGAAATTAATGTTCGCACAATCTACGGATTTGGTTATCGGTTAGATTAATGATATCGAAAATTCTATCTAGAATTTCTTTACAAAAACAACTACTACTTATCTTTACACTACTTACACTTACTGTTTTAATTATTATTTTCCCTGTTATTAATAACAATTTCCGTATTGTTATTGATGAAGAAATGTACTCTGTATTAGATAGTGCTCAGGATAGTTATCTAGAATATAGTGTTTCTACCCAAAGTACAACCCAAGAAAAACAAATTTATCACTTATATTATGATAGTGAAACAGATATTGGTTATCCTTCTTTAACAATGACAAGAGAAGATATCATTGCAATGAGGGAAGTATTTATTGAGGGTTTAAGTGAATTTGTAGCTTCAAATGAGGAAGTTTATCAAGGAAAAGGGGAATATTATTCTTATGATATGTATTATCAAATTGTAAAAATTGATGATACTAATTATTTAATATCCATTATGTATAGTGATTATTCCACTGATTTAGTACTCTCTTTACAACAACAAGTATTTTATATTTTTTATGGAGCATTTGGGTTAATCGGGATTGTTTTATTTTTATGGGTAACTTCTTTAATTAAACCATTGCAATTGATTAAAAAATATATTGAATCAATTAAAGAACAAGAAGAAAGTGAATTAGTAATAGAACGTAAAGATGAAATAGGTTTAGTAGCTAGATCACTAACCTCGATGAAAGAACAGTTAGATATTGAAAATAAAGTTCAAAAAGAAATGATTCATAATATTTCTCATGATTTAAAAACACCGATTGCACTAATTAGAACCTATTCAGAAAGTGTAAAAGATGATATTTATCCTTATGGAGATAAAGATGCATCAATGGATGTTATTATTGAAAATGCAGATCGTTTAGATAAGAAAGTACGTAGCTTGTTGCATTTGAATCGTTTGGAATATTTAGGTAGTATTGAAAATATGCATTATATTCAAATGGATGAAGTAATCAATCACTTAAGCTTACAATTACAACAACTACATCCAGATATTGAAATTATTGTTGATTTACAAGAAGTAACTTATTTAGGAGAAGAAGAAAACTGGCGTATATGTATTGAAAATATTATTGAAAATGCTTATCGATATGCTAGAAAGATAATTAAAATCACACTAAATGAAGAGACTTTAGAAATATATAACGATGGACCACCAATTGATTTAGAAAACATGGATGACTTATATAAACCATATCGTAAAGGAACCAAAGGTCAATTTGGTTTAGGTTTATCCATTGTTTATAAAACAGTTACTATTTATGGTTATAGCGTAGAAGCAATTAACAAAGAAGAAGGAGTATCCTTTATTATTACAAAAATAAACAACTTATAACATAAGTTGTTTTTTTGTTGTATAATAGATGCATTGGAGGGGATTATATGGATTTAGTAAGATTAGGGAAAACAGGTATCATCGTAAATAAAAATGGATTTGGAGCATTACCAATCCAAAGGATTAGTACCCAAGATGCAGTAGATTTAATACAAATGGCATTTCATCAAGGGATTAATTTCTTTGATAGCGCTAGAGCGTATAGTGATAGTGAAGAAAAAGTCGGACTTGCCTTGCATGCAGTTCGTGAAAAAGTTTATATTGCTACAAAAACAGCAGCAGTAACAGTGGAAGGATTTTGGCAAGATCTAGAAACAAGTTTAAAGTTATTACAAACAGATTATATTGATATTTATCAATTTCATAATCCTAGTTTTTGTCCAAAACCAGGAGATGGTTCAGGATTGTATGAAGCTATGTTAGAAGCAAAAGAAAAAGGAATGATTCATCATATTGGTATTACCAATCATCGTCATCATGTTGCTTATGAAGCCATTGAATCAGGTCTGTATGAAACATTACAATTTCCTTTTAATTATTTAGCAAGCCAAAAAGAGTTAGAATTAGTAGAATTATGTAAAGAAAAAGAAATAGGATTTATTTGTATGAAAGCGATGTCTGGGGGACTAATTACAAGCTCTTATGTAAGTTATGCACATTTATCATTATATGAACATGTATTACCAATATGGGGTGTTCAAAAAGAGAGTGAATTAGCTGAGTTTATTAGTTATCAAACATGCAAACCAATTTATGATCATCAAGTAGAAGAAACAATTAAACATGATCGTGATGAATTAGCAGGAGAGTTCTGTCGTGGGTGTGGTTATTGTATGCCTTGTCCAGCAGGCATTGAAATTAATAATGCGGCTAGAATGTCTTTGTTATTAAGACGTTCTCCAAGTGCAGGATGGTTAGATGAAAATGGACAAGCTATGATGGCTAAGATCAAGGATTGTCTTCATTGTGGCAAATGTATTAGTAAATGTCCATATGGATTAGACACACCTGAGCTTTTAAAGCGTAATTTAGCTGATTATGAGACGTTTTTAGAAAAGGAGTAATTATGGAAGTAGTTGTAATAGACGGCCAAGGTGGAGGCCTAGGGCGTGCTATAGTGGAAGCACTAAAAGCAAGCAAGTTAAATTGTATAGTGATTGGAGTAGGTACGAATAGTATTGCAACAAGTAACCTTCGTAAAGGTGGAGCAGATTTTGTTGCTACTGGTGAAAATGCGATTATGTATAATGCGAAAAATGCGAATATTATTATCGGACCGATTGGTATTGCTTTTAGCAATTCAATGTATGGTGAAATATCACCAGCTATGGCTCATGCCATAAACGAAAGTGAAGCAACAAAATACCTATTACCAATTAGTAAATGTTCAGCAAAAATAATCGGTACAACACAAAAACCAATGAATGAATATATCCAAGAATTAATCGAGATATTAGAAAAAAGAATGAAATAGCATTCTTTTTTTTAATATTTACTAAAATATATGATATAATTATGGGACAAGAGGAGGGGATACTATGGATAAGTTAAAAAACAAAACTACTATTATTACAACATCTATTCTTGTAATAGGGTTATTTGTTATCTTCTGTTTTTTAGGAAATGTATCGATAAGTTCTTATTCATTGTATAATGCCCAAATAGAAGATGCCTATTATGATGCATCTAATTATGATTTCTTAAATGAAATACCTTTAAATTTAGATGGGTATTGGTTAGAGTATGAAGGAGTCTATTTTGATGAACAAACAGTAGATTATGATGTATTAGAAGATGGCAATTATCAACAATTACCGATTACTAGTTTAGACAATGCCAAAGGAACAACATCTTATTTAGTAAACATTTGTTTATCACAAGAACAAATGGAAGAGGGAGATTTATTATTATCTATTCCTTATATTGATGAAGATGTTAATGTTTATATAAACGGAATACAAATAGATTATTTTGATATAAAAGAAGGAGAATCTGTTTTTCATGAAGAATATTCGATGTTTGATATTCTTAGTGAAGTAGACTATGAATTAGAATATCAAGAGATTATTATTAGTATTAATGATGATCTTAATGATACAGATCTATTTAAAAGGGATATTTCCTTATCAACAGAATCAAATTTATTGTATTATCAAACAACCGTATTCTTAATGGAAATATTTTTAGTGTGTACTATGATAGCTACTATTATCGTAGCTTGTGTTTATATTTTGTTTTATAGCCAATCAAAAGCACTTGTATATACGAATTTATTTAGCTGTGCTCTGTTAATACATATTGTATTTGGGATGACAACTATACCTATGGTGCTTTTTTCAGGGTTAATAGAAAGTGGCTTTGGAGATATCCTATTTGCAAGGATTGCTAAAGCATCTTTGATTCTGGCGTTATTTATAGGAAATATTCTATCTATTGAAATATTTGATTCGAAACGTCGAGTATCTCCTAAAGTAGATAAAGCTGTGAATGTCTTACTTTTATTACTTACGATAGCATCCTACATTTATCCACAATTAATGAACAATACAGGAGTTATTGCAGTAAGTGTGTTCTTATCCATTAGTATGTTTAGTTTGTTAAACAAGATATATGTAAAAATAAAAAACAACTCTTTTACAAGTTATTATCAGTTCCATTTTATTAAGTCTATTTTAATAGGAACAGTAATCTTTATAGATTTAATAACAATTAATGAAGCAATGCGTTTGCGTGAAGTATTAGTAGTATCTTATGGGATATTCTATATTGTGATTTTAGCAACCCATGGATATGAATACCAATTCCCATTAATTCATTTATCAAAGAAAAATGAATTATTAGAAGAATTAGTAGAAAAACGCACACAAGAATTAAAGAAACTAAATAATGAATTACGCTTAACAAATGAAAGAGATGCCCTTACTGGAGCTTCTAATCGACTATTCTTTGAACAAAAGTTAGATGAATATTTAAATAAAGTAACAGGTAGTATTTATATGTGTATCTTTGATATTGATGACTTTAAAAAGATTAATGACGTTTATGGCCATAGTGTAGGGGATGATCAATTAATTGAAATTGTTGAAACTTGCAAAGCTATCTTACCAAAAGATACGTCACTATCTAGAATTGGTGGAGAAGAATTTGCGATACTATTTGTAGATAAACCAGAAATAACAATATTACCAATTATTGAAAGAATTCGTTGGCAATTAGAAAATAACGCCAAAAAAGAAGGTCGTACAACAGGTAGTTTTGGAGTATATAAATCAAATTCAAATGACAAACGTAAAGAAATATTTATTAAAGCAGATGAATGTTTATATTATGCAAAATCTCATGGAAAAAATACGATTGCTTATAATTTCGATGGTGAGATTAAAGAAAATAAAAAATGGGCTAATAAAGTATGCTAAAAGAGTGAAGAAATCATTGTTTCTCCACTCTTTTTAACATATCTTGATAACTATAAATACATCCACAATAAGTTTGACGATACATATGAAAATCATTTGACATCTTGGTAGACTTCAAATAACCACTATCTTTTTTAAAATCACTGCATAAAAAATGAGTTTCACTTTGAGGCATCGATAAACCTATTTCATTGATCCATTGACTATTTTTATGAGGCGAAACACTTAAAACAGTAGTCCAATAATCAAAATGATGATGACAAGCATAACGATAAGCATCATTCATACGTAGCTTATAACATAAAAAGCAACGTTTTCCACCTTCTGGTTCATTTGCATAAACGGAAAGGTTATGTAAATATTCAATAGGCCGATAAGACTGTTCTATTACGTTTATAGAAGAATCAAATTCTTCTATAAAACGTAGCAATTCTTGGTATCTTCTTTGATATTCTGTGTCGGGATAAATATTTGAATTACTATAATAAATAGTTAATTGAAAATATTCTCTTAACTCCTTAATAACATTACTACTACAAGGACCACAACAAACATGTAATAATAAAGAAGGTTTTTTATCTTTTATTTTATCCAATTCTTCCTTAAATTTAAGATGATAATTAACTTTCATTATAGAATAAGCATGCTATCACCAAAAGAGAAGAAACGATACTCTTCTTCTATTGCTTGAGCATAAGCCTTAAATACTAATTCTTTACTTGAAAAAGCACTAATTAACATTAATAATGTAGATTTAGGAAGATGGAAATTAGTAATCAAACAATCAATTGCTTCATAGTTATATCCAGGATAAATAAAGATATTTGTATTTTCATTGGTAGCTACAAACTTACCATATTTCTTTATATTACTTTCTAATACTCTTGTAGAAGTAGTACCAACACTAATAATACGTTTACCAGTAGCTTTAGCATGATTTAATGTATCAGCTACTTGTTCATCAATCATATAAAACTCACTATGCATTTCATGATCCAGAATATCATCGACTTTTACAGGACGAAAAGTTCCTAAACCAACATGTAAAGTAACATCTACAATTTGAATTCCTTTTTCTTTTATTTTTTTATTAATTTCAGGGGTAAAATGCAATCCTGCTGTAGGAGCAGCAGCACTTCCTTCTATTTTAGCATAGACTGTTTGGTAACGATCTTTTTCTTCTAGTTTTTCTTTAATATAAGGAGGTAAAGGCATGGTACCTAGCTGATCTAATATTTCATAGAAAATACCTTCATAGATCATTTCAAAAACACGTAAACCTTCTTCTTTTATTTCAATACATTTTGCTTTTAGAGAACCTTCTCCAAAACTAATAACTGTATTTAATTTTACTATTCTAGCATTACCAACTAAACATTCCCATGTATCATTCGATAATTCTTTTAAAAGCAATAGTTCTACATGACCATTTGTTTCTTCTTTAATACCAAATAAACGAGCAGGAATAACTTTTGTATTATTACGAACTAAGATATCACCAGCTTCTAAATAATCTAGAATATCATAAAAGTGTTTATGTTCAATTTCACCACTATCACGATGAACAACCATTAATTTAGAAGTATCTCTTTTTTCTAAAGGGGTTTGTGCTATTAAAGATTCTGGTAAATCAAAATCAAAATCACTTACTTTCATTAGAATGCCCTCTCATATACTTCACGACCATATTTATCTAAGAATTCTTCTTTAAAGTCAGCTAAACGATCTTCTTGTATAGCAGTGCGAATATCTTTTGATAATTGTAATAAGAAATTAACATTATGAATCGATAATAAACTTTTACCAAATAATTCATCACATTTATGTAAATGACGAATATAAGATTTTGTATAATTTTTACAAGCATAACAATCACAATTTGGATCTAAAGGAGTAAAATCATATTTAAATTTTTCATTATTAATATTTAAACGTCCTAAACTAGTCATCACAGCACCATGACGAGCAACACGTGTCGGTAATACACAATCAAACATATCAACACCACGAATAGCACCTTCAATCAAATCAATAGGATTACCAACCCCCATTAAATAACGTGGTTTATTATCTGGTAACCATTGAATCGCATCTTCTACCATTTTATACATCACATCTTTTGGTTCACCAACACTAGTTCCTCCAATAGAATATCCAGGAAAATCCATTTTCACTAATTCTTTAGCACAATGTTCACGTAAATCCGCAAATTCACCACCTTGAACAATTCCAAACAAAGCCTGATTTTGAATATTAGTATGTACATCTTGACCTCTTTTAGCCCAACGTAATGTTCTTTCCACACTATTTTTCATATAATCATGAGTACATGGATAAGGAGCACATTCATCAAAAGACATAATAATATCAGCACCTAATTTATTTTGAATATCAATAGCCTTTTCAGGTGATAAGAATAAAGAACGTCCATCAACAATACTCTTAAACGTAACCCCTTCTTCTTCTATCTTTCTAGTTTTCCCTAAAGAAAATACTTGAAATCCACCACTATCCGTTAACATTGGTCCATGATAGTTCATAAAATCATGTAAACCACCAGCAGCGCTAACAACATCCTCACCAGGACGTAACCATAAATGATACGTATTAGCAAGCACAACACCTGCATCCATTTCTTTTAAATACTCAGGGGCAATTCCCTTCACCGTGGCAAGAGTACCAACCGGCATAAACATTGGTGTTTCCACATCTCCGTGTGGTGTATGTAAAATCCCATAACGGGCACCAGTTTGCTTACATACATGTTTCAATTCATATGATATAGCCATATAATTCCTCCTTAAAGCAAAGCTTATTATACATGAAAATAACGAAAAAAACAAATGACGAATATAAATTTGTAAGGTATAATGAGTAAATGTGAAAAGAGGGTTGAAAATGGAAATATGTAAACATAAAAAGATGTGCGGAGGTTGCCAATATATGGGAACGGAATATCCTAAACAACTAGAGATAAAAAAGGATTATTGCATAAAACTTCTAGAAAAAGCATCTATTAAAAATAAAGTAGTAGCTCCTACTAATGGAGTATCCAATCCATATTTCTATCGTAATAAAATTATTGTTGCTTTTAATAATAAATATGAATATGGTTTATATGAAGAAAACTCTCATAAAGTAATTCCTTATCAAAGATGTTTATTACATGAAGAAATAAGTGATCAAATTATTCATAAAATAGCAATGTTATTTAAAAAATATAGAGTATCTATTTATGATGAAAAAAGACAAAGAGGTCTAATAAGACATGTCTTAATTCGTAGAGCTGTAAAAACAAATCAAACAATGGTTGTATTAGTTTGTAATGAAGAAGTATTTCAAGGATCTAAAAACTTTTGTAATGAAATAATAAAAGCATTTCCAACCATTAAAACAGTAGTCTTAAATGTAAATAAAAGAAAAACAAGTGTAGTATTAGGAGATAAAGAAAAAGTATTATACGGAAAAGGATTTATCGTAGATGAATTATGTGGGATTAACTTTAAAATATCAGCGAAATCTTTTTATCAAATAAACCATGATCAATGTGTTGAAATATATGAAAAAGCAATTGATTTATTAGAATTAAAAGGAAATGAAATAGTAATAGATACTTATTGTGGTATTGGTACCATAGGTATGGTTGCATCTAAAAAAGCAAAACAAGTAATTGGTGTAGAATTAAACAAAGACGCAGTATTTGATGCAAAAAATAATGCTAAAATGAATAACATTACAAACATACAATTCTATCAAGAGGATGCTACTCAATTTATGCAACAAATGGCAAATAAGAAACAAAAGGTAGATGTTCTTATTATGGATCCACCTAGAGCTGGGAGCACCAAAGAATTTATAGATGCCTTAAAAGTATTAAAACCTAAAAAAGTAGTATATATATCATGTGATCCAAGTACGCAAGTTAGAGACTTAAAATATTTACATAATATTGGTTATCATTTTAATACCTTATATCCATATGATATGTTTCCATTTACTAAACATGTGGAGACGGTATGTCTTTTGACCAAACTGTAATCAGAGCATTCCATAGAAGTTGAGTTTACGTATAAAATGAACAGCTA from Tannockella kyphosi harbors:
- a CDS encoding sensor histidine kinase, which translates into the protein MISKILSRISLQKQLLLIFTLLTLTVLIIIFPVINNNFRIVIDEEMYSVLDSAQDSYLEYSVSTQSTTQEKQIYHLYYDSETDIGYPSLTMTREDIIAMREVFIEGLSEFVASNEEVYQGKGEYYSYDMYYQIVKIDDTNYLISIMYSDYSTDLVLSLQQQVFYIFYGAFGLIGIVLFLWVTSLIKPLQLIKKYIESIKEQEESELVIERKDEIGLVARSLTSMKEQLDIENKVQKEMIHNISHDLKTPIALIRTYSESVKDDIYPYGDKDASMDVIIENADRLDKKVRSLLHLNRLEYLGSIENMHYIQMDEVINHLSLQLQQLHPDIEIIVDLQEVTYLGEEENWRICIENIIENAYRYARKIIKITLNEETLEIYNDGPPIDLENMDDLYKPYRKGTKGQFGLGLSIVYKTVTIYGYSVEAINKEEGVSFIITKINNL
- a CDS encoding aldo/keto reductase → MDLVRLGKTGIIVNKNGFGALPIQRISTQDAVDLIQMAFHQGINFFDSARAYSDSEEKVGLALHAVREKVYIATKTAAVTVEGFWQDLETSLKLLQTDYIDIYQFHNPSFCPKPGDGSGLYEAMLEAKEKGMIHHIGITNHRHHVAYEAIESGLYETLQFPFNYLASQKELELVELCKEKEIGFICMKAMSGGLITSSYVSYAHLSLYEHVLPIWGVQKESELAEFISYQTCKPIYDHQVEETIKHDRDELAGEFCRGCGYCMPCPAGIEINNAARMSLLLRRSPSAGWLDENGQAMMAKIKDCLHCGKCISKCPYGLDTPELLKRNLADYETFLEKE
- a CDS encoding DUF3842 family protein, translated to MEVVVIDGQGGGLGRAIVEALKASKLNCIVIGVGTNSIATSNLRKGGADFVATGENAIMYNAKNANIIIGPIGIAFSNSMYGEISPAMAHAINESEATKYLLPISKCSAKIIGTTQKPMNEYIQELIEILEKRMK
- a CDS encoding GGDEF domain-containing protein, whose amino-acid sequence is MDKLKNKTTIITTSILVIGLFVIFCFLGNVSISSYSLYNAQIEDAYYDASNYDFLNEIPLNLDGYWLEYEGVYFDEQTVDYDVLEDGNYQQLPITSLDNAKGTTSYLVNICLSQEQMEEGDLLLSIPYIDEDVNVYINGIQIDYFDIKEGESVFHEEYSMFDILSEVDYELEYQEIIISINDDLNDTDLFKRDISLSTESNLLYYQTTVFLMEIFLVCTMIATIIVACVYILFYSQSKALVYTNLFSCALLIHIVFGMTTIPMVLFSGLIESGFGDILFARIAKASLILALFIGNILSIEIFDSKRRVSPKVDKAVNVLLLLLTIASYIYPQLMNNTGVIAVSVFLSISMFSLLNKIYVKIKNNSFTSYYQFHFIKSILIGTVIFIDLITINEAMRLREVLVVSYGIFYIVILATHGYEYQFPLIHLSKKNELLEELVEKRTQELKKLNNELRLTNERDALTGASNRLFFEQKLDEYLNKVTGSIYMCIFDIDDFKKINDVYGHSVGDDQLIEIVETCKAILPKDTSLSRIGGEEFAILFVDKPEITILPIIERIRWQLENNAKKEGRTTGSFGVYKSNSNDKRKEIFIKADECLYYAKSHGKNTIAYNFDGEIKENKKWANKVC
- a CDS encoding epoxyqueuosine reductase QueH encodes the protein MDKIKDKKPSLLLHVCCGPCSSNVIKELREYFQLTIYYSNSNIYPDTEYQRRYQELLRFIEEFDSSINVIEQSYRPIEYLHNLSVYANEPEGGKRCFLCYKLRMNDAYRYACHHHFDYWTTVLSVSPHKNSQWINEIGLSMPQSETHFLCSDFKKDSGYLKSTKMSNDFHMYRQTYCGCIYSYQDMLKRVEKQ
- the queA gene encoding tRNA preQ1(34) S-adenosylmethionine ribosyltransferase-isomerase QueA codes for the protein MKVSDFDFDLPESLIAQTPLEKRDTSKLMVVHRDSGEIEHKHFYDILDYLEAGDILVRNNTKVIPARLFGIKEETNGHVELLLLKELSNDTWECLVGNARIVKLNTVISFGEGSLKAKCIEIKEEGLRVFEMIYEGIFYEILDQLGTMPLPPYIKEKLEEKDRYQTVYAKIEGSAAAPTAGLHFTPEINKKIKEKGIQIVDVTLHVGLGTFRPVKVDDILDHEMHSEFYMIDEQVADTLNHAKATGKRIISVGTTSTRVLESNIKKYGKFVATNENTNIFIYPGYNYEAIDCLITNFHLPKSTLLMLISAFSSKELVFKAYAQAIEEEYRFFSFGDSMLIL
- the tgt gene encoding tRNA guanosine(34) transglycosylase Tgt, which produces MAISYELKHVCKQTGARYGILHTPHGDVETPMFMPVGTLATVKGIAPEYLKEMDAGVVLANTYHLWLRPGEDVVSAAGGLHDFMNYHGPMLTDSGGFQVFSLGKTRKIEEEGVTFKSIVDGRSLFLSPEKAIDIQNKLGADIIMSFDECAPYPCTHDYMKNSVERTLRWAKRGQDVHTNIQNQALFGIVQGGEFADLREHCAKELVKMDFPGYSIGGTSVGEPKDVMYKMVEDAIQWLPDNKPRYLMGVGNPIDLIEGAIRGVDMFDCVLPTRVARHGAVMTSLGRLNINNEKFKYDFTPLDPNCDCYACKNYTKSYIRHLHKCDELFGKSLLSIHNVNFLLQLSKDIRTAIQEDRLADFKEEFLDKYGREVYERAF
- the rlmD gene encoding 23S rRNA (uracil(1939)-C(5))-methyltransferase RlmD, which produces MEICKHKKMCGGCQYMGTEYPKQLEIKKDYCIKLLEKASIKNKVVAPTNGVSNPYFYRNKIIVAFNNKYEYGLYEENSHKVIPYQRCLLHEEISDQIIHKIAMLFKKYRVSIYDEKRQRGLIRHVLIRRAVKTNQTMVVLVCNEEVFQGSKNFCNEIIKAFPTIKTVVLNVNKRKTSVVLGDKEKVLYGKGFIVDELCGINFKISAKSFYQINHDQCVEIYEKAIDLLELKGNEIVIDTYCGIGTIGMVASKKAKQVIGVELNKDAVFDAKNNAKMNNITNIQFYQEDATQFMQQMANKKQKVDVLIMDPPRAGSTKEFIDALKVLKPKKVVYISCDPSTQVRDLKYLHNIGYHFNTLYPYDMFPFTKHVETVCLLTKL